The window ACGTTGTTCTGCCAGCTTAATTTCCTTAAAAGGAGTTTTTTGGCTCTTTTTTTGGAAAGAGTTTGTCAGTATGATCAAGTCTTGGCCATGAAAGAAGCCAAGAAGACGGAAAGTGTTTTTGCCAACATCAACTCGAATTTCCCAAATTTCGTTTGTATTGACCAATTTTTTGAAATACTTAGATGGAATCTGATCAATTTCCCGAATCAGTTTCAATACCCATGATATTTTGGTCACCTGTTCATCTGTCAGACTA of the Candidatus Desulfatibia profunda genome contains:
- a CDS encoding type II toxin-antitoxin system RelE/ParE family toxin gives rise to the protein MTDEQVTKISWVLKLIREIDQIPSKYFKKLVNTNEIWEIRVDVGKNTFRLLGFFHGQDLIILTNSFQKKSQKTPFKEIKLAEQRKKEFLNRR